A region of Chlamydia crocodili DNA encodes the following proteins:
- a CDS encoding MotA/TolQ/ExbB proton channel family protein, with protein sequence MLQFTHNPIIQAFREADLFGKGIFFSLLILSLCTWTVLHQKLAIQKKFLKSGKSLKDFLIKNRHAPLSLEIHPELNPFADLYFTIKRGTLELLDKNRQQAPDHGPVLSIEDIQSLETLLGAIMPKYRAIMHENNFIPATTISLAPFLGLLGTVWGILVAFSHISSGQAGGTAMMEGLATALGTTIVGLFVAIPSLIGFNYLKAHSSRLILEIEQTAYLLLNSIEVKYRQTNL encoded by the coding sequence ATGTTGCAATTCACCCATAATCCAATTATCCAGGCCTTCAGAGAAGCCGATCTTTTCGGTAAGGGGATATTCTTTAGCCTATTGATTCTTTCCCTATGCACTTGGACGGTACTACATCAAAAGCTTGCTATCCAAAAAAAATTTCTAAAATCAGGAAAATCTCTTAAAGATTTCTTGATAAAGAATCGTCACGCTCCATTATCTTTAGAAATTCATCCGGAGCTAAATCCGTTTGCAGATCTATATTTCACTATTAAACGAGGAACTTTAGAACTTCTCGATAAAAATCGTCAGCAAGCTCCTGATCATGGACCGGTGTTGTCTATTGAAGACATTCAGTCTCTGGAGACTCTATTAGGAGCGATTATGCCCAAATACCGTGCAATTATGCACGAAAACAATTTTATCCCTGCCACGACGATCAGCTTAGCGCCCTTTTTAGGTCTTTTAGGGACTGTCTGGGGTATTCTGGTAGCTTTTTCTCATATTAGCTCAGGACAAGCTGGAGGAACAGCAATGATGGAAGGGCTGGCAACAGCGTTAGGCACAACAATTGTAGGCCTATTTGTTGCTATTCCTTCTTTGATAGGGTTTAATTATCTTAAAGCTCATTCTTCTCGATTAATTCTAGAAATAGAGCAGACGGCATATTTGCTGTTAAATTCTATAGAAGTTAAGTATCGTCAGACAAATTTATGA
- a CDS encoding succinate dehydrogenase cytochrome b558 subunit translates to MNEREACSEMTQKPWKYYTSFVLRCVHSLAGVAFTLFLCEHMFTNMLASSYFNEGKGFVQLVSKFHQIPGLKVIEITFLALPFITHAVIGIVYLFQAQSNSGKSDGSKPALIYARNIAYTWQRRTAWILLFGLIFHVVQFRFLRYPVHVELHGQTYYVVDVDSSRYSAIVRGTKGFFTINFSAPQTGIIRLDKEDLEGSAVSKLSGNKEYLLTPNVGTAFLYIVRDSLGSLWMAIFYTILVIAAAFHGFNGFWTFCSRWGVVISLRSQALLRNLCYFAMVVVAAMGISVIWNLYSVA, encoded by the coding sequence ATGAATGAAAGGGAAGCATGTTCTGAGATGACTCAGAAGCCATGGAAGTACTACACCAGCTTTGTTTTACGTTGTGTTCATTCTTTAGCGGGAGTTGCATTTACGTTGTTTCTTTGTGAGCATATGTTTACGAATATGCTTGCTTCTTCTTATTTTAATGAGGGAAAGGGATTTGTTCAGTTAGTGAGTAAGTTTCATCAGATTCCCGGTCTGAAGGTTATAGAAATCACCTTTTTAGCATTACCCTTTATAACTCATGCTGTCATAGGTATAGTCTATCTTTTCCAGGCCCAGAGTAATTCTGGGAAATCTGACGGCAGCAAACCTGCTTTAATTTATGCGAGAAACATTGCTTATACTTGGCAGAGAAGAACAGCATGGATTTTACTTTTTGGACTTATTTTTCACGTTGTTCAGTTTCGTTTTCTTCGTTATCCTGTTCATGTAGAGCTGCATGGACAAACATACTATGTTGTGGATGTTGATTCCTCTCGTTATTCAGCGATAGTTCGTGGCACCAAAGGATTTTTCACTATAAATTTTTCAGCTCCTCAAACGGGAATTATCCGTTTGGATAAAGAGGATCTAGAGGGTAGCGCTGTTTCTAAATTATCGGGAAATAAGGAATATCTTCTTACGCCCAATGTAGGGACGGCTTTTCTATATATTGTGCGTGATTCTTTGGGGTCCTTATGGATGGCTATTTTCTATACTATACTTGTGATAGCTGCTGCATTTCACGGGTTTAATGGTTTTTGGACATTTTGTTCCCGGTGGGGAGTTGTTATATCTTTACGGTCTCAGGCTCTTTTACGTAATTTGTGTTATTTTGCTATGGTTGTTGTTGCTGCCATGGGCATTAGTGTGATTTGGAATTTGTATAGCGTGGCATAA
- the tolB gene encoding Tol-Pal system protein TolB, which translates to MLRRIFVSAFLIFGIVSLYAKDLEVTVRSEISLLPIHVDLKIGPNDAKQQKYLRTLCNTFISDLALGDRLQPSLVKSESLSTPFSIAIISRYPEIIFTIARGSQNHQPFHSLVLTENNANNRQKIHEAADKIHYALTNVPGISSGKIVFSLSKNPQDCELKQGELWSVDYDGGNLCVLTQENSLSITPHWMNIGSSNPYLYVSYKFGIPKIFLGSLENSTGKKVLNLQGNQFMPTFSPRKKLLAFISDTYGNPDLFLQSFSLSRGTMGKPRRVLNETFGTQGNPSFSPDGSKLVFVSNKDGRPRLYIIQIDPEVQAPRLLTKKYRNSSCPSWSPDGKKIAFCSVIKGVRQICLYDLSTGKDYQLTTTPIDKEGPSWATDSHHLVYSAGNSGESELYLLSLITQKTKKIVIGLGEKRFPSWGGFPNNQ; encoded by the coding sequence ATGTTACGACGTATATTTGTCAGTGCCTTCCTTATCTTTGGGATAGTTTCACTCTATGCTAAAGATTTAGAAGTTACCGTACGTTCTGAAATCTCTCTATTACCGATTCACGTAGATTTGAAAATAGGTCCTAATGACGCGAAACAACAAAAATATCTACGCACATTATGCAATACCTTCATTAGCGATTTAGCTCTTGGAGATCGTCTCCAACCCTCTCTTGTCAAATCTGAATCTCTTTCTACTCCTTTTAGTATTGCCATTATTTCTCGTTATCCCGAAATCATATTTACCATAGCTAGAGGCTCTCAAAACCATCAACCATTTCATTCGTTAGTACTTACAGAAAACAATGCCAATAACCGTCAAAAAATACATGAAGCAGCGGATAAGATTCATTATGCTCTTACTAACGTTCCAGGCATTAGCTCTGGGAAAATTGTTTTTTCATTAAGCAAAAATCCACAAGATTGTGAATTAAAACAGGGTGAACTTTGGTCTGTAGACTATGATGGAGGGAATCTCTGTGTTCTTACACAAGAAAATTCTTTATCAATCACGCCCCATTGGATGAACATAGGAAGTAGTAATCCCTACCTCTATGTCTCCTATAAATTTGGCATTCCTAAAATTTTCCTAGGTTCTTTAGAGAACTCTACAGGTAAAAAGGTTCTCAATTTACAAGGGAATCAGTTTATGCCGACATTTTCTCCAAGAAAGAAACTTTTAGCTTTTATTTCGGATACCTACGGTAATCCTGATCTGTTTCTTCAGAGCTTCTCTTTATCAAGAGGTACTATGGGGAAACCACGAAGAGTATTGAATGAAACTTTTGGAACTCAAGGAAACCCTTCCTTCAGCCCCGATGGTTCTAAGCTAGTCTTCGTTTCTAATAAAGATGGTAGACCTCGCCTATACATTATCCAAATAGATCCGGAAGTACAAGCTCCACGTTTACTCACAAAAAAATATAGAAATAGCAGTTGCCCTTCATGGTCTCCAGATGGTAAAAAAATAGCCTTTTGCTCTGTAATTAAGGGAGTTCGTCAAATTTGTCTGTACGATCTTTCTACTGGTAAAGATTATCAACTGACAACAACTCCTATAGATAAGGAAGGACCTTCATGGGCTACTGATAGTCATCATCTTGTTTATAGCGCAGGAAATTCAGGAGAGTCAGAGCTTTATTTATTAAGTCTGATTACCCAAAAAACTAAGAAAATTGTTATAGGATTGGGGGAAAAACGTTTTCCTTCCTGGGGAGGGTTCCCTAATAACCAATGA
- a CDS encoding inclusion-associated protein yields MKKTLPYILFATFLHGVCIALLAYSPVQKKSPKLLPFKEKFVILNESLSIVKTCTTTKPPTQQQVVKTEKKQPFPQEQPQKYPEIPSEKKKTNNVKLNKPVEKEKSILKSQTEDKASVKKKAEKDAKLKTIADLAKTLSKHLDDSDARLADISFPISRELAIHSSLAATQEEELCQLLRKYIVLPFSGEVRVKLVLTPQGNLQECVLLSEISEAEKQLILMRIHEIPFKKFLDKYKISKNIAFHIKLLSSES; encoded by the coding sequence ATGAAAAAGACACTTCCTTATATTCTCTTTGCGACTTTTCTCCACGGAGTCTGTATTGCCCTCCTTGCATATTCTCCAGTGCAAAAAAAATCACCTAAGCTTCTACCTTTCAAAGAAAAGTTCGTTATTTTGAATGAGTCTCTTTCCATTGTAAAAACATGCACAACAACAAAACCTCCAACACAGCAGCAAGTAGTCAAAACAGAAAAAAAACAACCCTTTCCTCAAGAACAACCTCAAAAATATCCTGAAATTCCTTCTGAAAAGAAGAAAACCAATAATGTTAAACTTAATAAACCTGTAGAAAAAGAAAAATCCATATTGAAATCACAGACAGAAGATAAGGCTTCTGTAAAGAAAAAAGCCGAGAAGGACGCCAAACTCAAAACCATTGCAGATCTTGCAAAAACACTTTCAAAACACCTTGATGATAGTGATGCACGACTTGCTGATATTTCTTTCCCTATAAGCAGGGAGCTAGCTATACATTCATCTTTAGCAGCAACTCAAGAAGAAGAGTTGTGCCAATTACTTCGTAAATATATTGTTTTACCCTTTTCCGGAGAAGTTCGAGTAAAACTTGTATTAACACCTCAAGGAAACCTCCAAGAATGTGTTTTGTTATCTGAAATTAGCGAAGCTGAAAAACAACTCATTCTTATGCGAATTCATGAAATTCCTTTTAAAAAATTCCTAGACAAATACAAAATCTCGAAAAATATCGCTTTTCATATTAAACTCCTGAGTAGTGAGTCTTAA
- the sdhB gene encoding succinate dehydrogenase iron-sulfur subunit, giving the protein MDIPETFILKIYRGTPGKQYWESFELVLHPGENVISALMEIEKRPVNTLGETVNPVVWEQGCLEEVCGSCSLLVNGTPRQACTALIEEYIKETGSREIVLAPLTKFPLIRDLIVDRSIMFDNLQKIQGWVAADTDGENCGVKVSQEQQELMYALSMCMTCGCCTEACPQINEHNDFIGPAAIAQARLFNTYPGDKQSKKRLRTLMGKKGIEGCGQAHNCVRVCPKKLPLTESISAMGREISKYSLKSLFRSIFQRKKKDNDED; this is encoded by the coding sequence ATGGATATTCCTGAAACTTTTATATTGAAAATCTATCGGGGGACCCCGGGAAAACAATATTGGGAAAGTTTTGAATTGGTGTTACATCCAGGAGAGAATGTTATTAGTGCTCTTATGGAAATCGAAAAACGTCCTGTAAATACCCTAGGAGAAACAGTGAATCCCGTTGTATGGGAACAAGGATGTTTAGAAGAGGTTTGTGGCTCTTGTTCATTATTAGTAAATGGTACGCCTCGTCAGGCATGTACTGCGCTTATAGAAGAGTACATAAAAGAAACAGGATCTCGAGAGATTGTTTTAGCTCCGTTAACGAAGTTTCCATTAATTCGTGATCTTATTGTTGATCGTTCGATTATGTTTGATAATTTACAAAAGATTCAAGGTTGGGTAGCTGCCGATACAGATGGAGAAAATTGTGGTGTGAAAGTATCACAAGAACAGCAAGAATTAATGTATGCCTTGTCTATGTGTATGACATGTGGATGTTGTACGGAAGCTTGTCCTCAAATTAATGAGCATAATGATTTTATTGGGCCGGCAGCTATTGCTCAGGCACGTTTGTTTAATACTTATCCTGGGGATAAGCAATCTAAAAAACGTTTACGTACCCTTATGGGGAAGAAAGGTATAGAAGGTTGTGGACAAGCACACAACTGTGTGCGTGTATGCCCTAAAAAGCTCCCATTAACAGAAAGTATTTCCGCAATGGGAAGAGAAATTTCCAAATATTCTTTAAAATCTTTATTCCGTTCGATTTTCCAAAGAAAGAAAAAAGATAATGATGAGGATTAG
- the sdhA gene encoding succinate dehydrogenase flavoprotein subunit, which translates to MEAQGCRVIVVGGGLAGLSAAMKLADYGIVVDLVSLTKVKRSHSVCAQGGINAALNLKHEEADSPYIHAYDTIKGGDFLADQPPILEMCLAAPRIIRMLDNFGCPFNRTPNGELDVRRFGGTLYHRTVFCGASTGQQLMYTLDEQVRRRESQGKVNKFENHEFVRLITNSSGRTCGIVLMNLFNNRLEVLKGDAVIFATGGPGVIFKMSTNSTFCTGAANGRLFLQGMTYANPEFIQIHPTAIPGIDKLRLISESVRGEGGRVWVPGDASKTITFPDGSQHPCGETGKPWYFLEEMYPAYGNLVSRDVGARAILQVCEAGLGIDGRMEVFLDVTHLPASTRHKLEVVLDIYRKFTGEDPDKVPMRIFPAVHYSMGGAWVDWPAADDSDRDSRYRQMTNIPGCFNCGESDFQYHGANRLGANSLLSCLYAGLVAGEEAARFITAFGSCPTTSTDFTDALQQEKEENALLLSRSGGENIFVLHEEIAKVMVRNVTVKRNNKDLRDTLEQLKIFRERLQKVSVHDSSQFANKTFHFVRQMGPMIELALAITKGALLRDEFRGSHYKEEFPKRDDVHWLKTTLASYSPEEPEITYKPVDTRHVQPTLRDYTKSSTGKIEFANVPEIIRLPI; encoded by the coding sequence ATGGAAGCACAGGGTTGTAGAGTTATTGTCGTCGGTGGTGGTTTAGCAGGGTTATCGGCGGCCATGAAATTGGCAGATTATGGCATTGTTGTTGATCTTGTATCATTGACAAAAGTGAAAAGATCTCATTCTGTATGTGCTCAGGGAGGAATAAACGCTGCCCTTAATCTTAAACATGAAGAAGCAGATTCTCCCTACATACATGCATACGATACGATTAAAGGTGGTGATTTCTTAGCAGATCAGCCTCCTATTTTAGAAATGTGTTTGGCAGCACCCAGGATTATTCGTATGTTGGATAATTTTGGATGTCCTTTTAATCGCACTCCTAATGGAGAATTAGATGTGCGTAGATTTGGAGGTACTCTATACCACCGTACAGTATTTTGTGGAGCCTCTACGGGGCAGCAGCTTATGTATACCCTAGACGAGCAAGTGCGTCGTCGAGAAAGTCAAGGGAAAGTTAATAAATTTGAAAATCATGAATTTGTAAGATTAATTACTAACAGTTCTGGAAGAACCTGTGGAATTGTATTGATGAATTTATTCAATAATCGCCTAGAAGTTCTTAAAGGGGATGCTGTTATTTTTGCTACAGGTGGCCCTGGAGTTATTTTCAAGATGTCGACAAACTCAACATTTTGTACAGGAGCAGCAAACGGTCGATTATTCTTACAGGGAATGACCTATGCAAATCCAGAGTTTATTCAAATTCATCCTACAGCAATTCCTGGTATTGATAAACTACGGTTAATATCTGAATCTGTTCGTGGTGAAGGTGGGCGTGTTTGGGTCCCTGGAGATGCCTCAAAGACAATTACTTTTCCTGATGGTTCGCAACATCCGTGTGGAGAAACAGGCAAACCTTGGTATTTCTTAGAAGAAATGTATCCTGCTTATGGAAACCTAGTTAGCCGTGATGTAGGTGCTCGAGCTATCTTACAGGTATGTGAAGCAGGATTAGGAATTGACGGACGTATGGAAGTTTTTTTAGACGTTACTCATCTACCAGCCTCTACACGACATAAGCTAGAAGTTGTTTTAGATATCTATAGGAAATTTACTGGAGAAGATCCTGATAAAGTTCCGATGAGAATTTTTCCAGCAGTCCACTATTCCATGGGGGGTGCTTGGGTAGATTGGCCTGCTGCGGATGATTCTGATCGTGATAGTCGTTATCGTCAAATGACAAATATTCCAGGATGTTTTAACTGTGGGGAATCTGATTTTCAATATCATGGAGCGAATCGTTTAGGAGCGAATTCATTATTATCTTGTTTATATGCGGGACTTGTTGCTGGAGAAGAGGCTGCCCGTTTCATAACTGCTTTTGGCTCCTGCCCAACAACTTCTACAGATTTTACCGATGCTCTTCAGCAAGAGAAAGAAGAAAACGCTCTTTTACTTTCAAGAAGTGGAGGTGAGAATATCTTTGTTTTGCATGAAGAGATCGCCAAAGTCATGGTGAGAAATGTTACTGTGAAACGAAATAACAAAGATTTAAGAGATACTCTAGAACAGCTGAAAATATTTAGAGAGAGACTTCAAAAGGTTTCTGTTCATGATTCTTCACAGTTTGCCAATAAGACGTTTCATTTTGTGCGTCAGATGGGCCCTATGATAGAACTAGCATTAGCGATTACAAAAGGAGCGCTATTGCGAGATGAATTTCGGGGTTCTCATTATAAAGAAGAATTTCCTAAGCGTGATGATGTCCATTGGCTAAAGACAACATTAGCGTCGTATTCTCCTGAAGAACCTGAGATTACTTATAAACCCGTAGATACACGCCACGTGCAACCTACATTACGAGATTATACAAAATCTTCGACAGGGAAAATCGAGTTTGCCAACGTTCCTGAAATCATTCGTTTGCCCATATAA
- a CDS encoding OmpA family protein, producing MKKKYLSVLSCFLLALFALPSCSYPCGDWDTICEDCQHPKRRKQNFAFVPLYTDDEMNQNFADAYDSKEEQLYKTSSQSVAFRNITFATDSYTIKGEENLAILSSLVRQMQKSPRTTLYIEGHTDERGAAAYNLALGARRANAVKQHLIKQGISAERLFTISYGKEQPVNSAHNELAWQQNRRTEFKVHAR from the coding sequence ATGAAAAAGAAATATTTAAGCGTTCTAAGTTGTTTTCTACTTGCGCTTTTCGCTTTACCTTCTTGCTCTTATCCTTGCGGTGATTGGGATACCATTTGCGAAGATTGTCAGCATCCAAAAAGAAGAAAACAAAATTTCGCTTTCGTTCCCCTTTATACCGATGATGAAATGAATCAAAATTTCGCAGATGCTTACGATTCTAAAGAGGAGCAATTATATAAAACGAGTAGTCAGTCAGTTGCTTTCAGAAATATTACTTTCGCTACTGATAGCTACACAATAAAAGGCGAAGAAAATTTAGCTATTTTATCCAGTCTTGTTCGCCAAATGCAGAAGTCCCCAAGAACAACACTATATATAGAAGGTCATACTGACGAACGTGGCGCAGCAGCATATAATCTCGCTTTAGGAGCACGACGCGCTAATGCTGTTAAACAGCATCTAATTAAACAAGGAATTTCTGCAGAGCGGCTATTTACTATATCTTACGGAAAAGAGCAGCCTGTAAACTCAGCTCATAACGAGCTTGCTTGGCAACAAAATCGTCGTACAGAATTTAAAGTCCATGCACGTTAA
- a CDS encoding ExbD/TolR family protein, whose translation MKRIIVEDTEEDPNVNLTPLIDIVFVILMAFMIAMPLIRLDSIALAPGTKEHKVLGKDDDFPTTIKVLTDNTITLNDQVLSLMELKTQLTLLYQRHPNRVPLLLQDGDTPFRLYQEVKTTIESAGFHELHIALKS comes from the coding sequence ATGAAACGTATTATCGTTGAAGATACTGAAGAAGATCCTAATGTCAATCTCACTCCGCTAATTGACATTGTCTTTGTTATTTTAATGGCATTTATGATTGCCATGCCCTTAATACGTCTTGATTCTATAGCCTTAGCCCCAGGAACCAAGGAGCATAAGGTTCTTGGGAAAGACGATGATTTTCCCACAACAATAAAAGTATTAACAGATAATACAATCACACTGAATGATCAGGTTCTTTCCTTGATGGAATTAAAAACACAACTGACCCTTTTATATCAGAGGCACCCAAATAGAGTGCCTCTGTTATTACAAGATGGCGATACACCTTTTAGATTATACCAAGAAGTAAAAACCACGATAGAATCAGCAGGATTTCATGAACTCCATATAGCTTTAAAAAGCTAA
- a CDS encoding TatD family hydrolase — protein sequence MNLADAHLHLSDEAFVEDATDVIHRAKDSGVSLFVNVTTTIDELNKSFDYAERFPELRFCHVAGTPPQDAHTDIDEHFHYFQGLAQAGKLSAIGEVGLDYCFGADDPSKERQKEVLKKYLSLALECELPLVVHCRGAFNDFFHMIDQYYHHDERSCPGMLHCFTGTLEEAKELFSRGWYVSISGIITFKNAQDLRSVVAQIPLDHLLIETDAPFLAPTPYRGKKNEPAYIAYTVEAIANIYGIDSQELADIARGNVLRFLEGRKKG from the coding sequence ATGAATTTAGCTGATGCGCATTTACATCTTTCGGATGAAGCGTTTGTGGAAGATGCTACCGATGTTATTCATCGAGCAAAGGATTCCGGAGTTTCTCTCTTTGTTAATGTAACAACGACTATTGACGAGTTGAATAAGTCTTTTGATTATGCAGAGCGTTTCCCAGAATTGCGTTTTTGTCATGTTGCTGGAACTCCGCCCCAAGATGCCCATACAGATATAGATGAGCATTTTCACTACTTTCAAGGTTTAGCTCAGGCTGGAAAATTATCTGCTATTGGTGAGGTAGGCTTAGATTATTGTTTCGGTGCAGATGATCCATCCAAAGAGCGTCAGAAAGAGGTGCTGAAGAAATATTTGTCTTTAGCTTTAGAATGTGAATTACCTTTAGTTGTACATTGTCGTGGTGCTTTTAATGATTTTTTCCACATGATAGATCAATATTATCATCATGATGAACGTTCCTGTCCTGGGATGCTGCATTGCTTTACAGGTACTTTAGAAGAGGCTAAAGAGCTTTTTTCTCGTGGATGGTATGTCTCTATTAGTGGGATTATTACGTTTAAAAATGCTCAGGATCTACGTTCTGTAGTTGCCCAAATTCCTCTTGACCATTTGTTAATAGAAACAGACGCTCCTTTTCTAGCTCCGACTCCTTATCGTGGTAAAAAAAATGAGCCTGCTTACATAGCATATACGGTTGAGGCTATTGCTAATATTTATGGCATCGACTCTCAAGAGCTTGCAGATATAGCTCGAGGTAATGTTTTACGATTTTTAGAGGGTCGTAAAAAAGGTTAG
- a CDS encoding protein-disulfide reductase DsbD family protein has translation MNKIKKHFQTILVAVLISLPAFTAHGQKLRAAEPVVEEKALPGATLVSEGSHVPKGGIFRLGIKISAPKGSHIYWKNPGEVGSPLRINWNLPKGFVVEEEHWPAPKVFEEDGTTFFGYDDNAFIVADIRAPEGGIDNESIVLKAHVEWLACGESCVPGNVDLELSLPYRDGVAALYPERSIEFAQTLQSRPRLLKDDQTITLGRSQEGELILNITGSPNRAEKAWFISEKADKIFAYSEEAINETSGTAWKLKVKTLSGVQKNQELQGVLLLTDSAGRQIESFVIQGQISDSGQTAEFWGYMTVIAMAFLGGLLLNIMPCVLPLVTLKVYGLIKSAGEHRSSVIINGLCFTLGVVGCFWGLAGVAFLLKMLGHNIGWGFQLQEPMFVATLIIVFFLFALSSLGLFEIGTMFANLGGKLQSTESGASKNKAVGAVFNGVLATLVTTPCTGPFLGSILGLVMSLSFIKQLMIFTSIGLGMASPYLVFSVFPKMLSVLPKPGSWMSTFKQLTGFMLLGTVTWLAWIFGSETSTTALIILLAGLWLAGLGAWILGKWGTPVSPKKQRVFASTLFFGFVMGALSLSFIASRNFTEETEAVVAQGEGSWQPFSATKLAQLRKEGQAVFVNFTAKWCLTCQMNKPVLYATTIQEMFKERGVVTLEADWTRKDPGITEELARLGRASVPSYVYYPADQSEPIVLPEKITQSVLEDMVFSKN, from the coding sequence TTGAATAAAATCAAAAAGCATTTTCAAACTATATTGGTAGCTGTTCTAATTTCTCTACCTGCCTTCACTGCGCATGGTCAGAAATTGCGTGCTGCAGAGCCCGTAGTAGAGGAGAAAGCTTTACCAGGTGCTACTCTAGTTTCTGAGGGGTCTCATGTTCCTAAAGGTGGAATATTCAGATTGGGGATTAAAATATCCGCCCCTAAAGGAAGTCATATTTATTGGAAAAACCCAGGAGAAGTGGGTAGCCCACTAAGAATTAATTGGAATTTACCCAAGGGATTTGTCGTTGAGGAGGAGCATTGGCCTGCTCCAAAGGTTTTCGAAGAAGATGGCACGACATTCTTTGGTTATGATGATAATGCATTTATAGTTGCAGATATCCGTGCCCCCGAAGGAGGTATTGATAACGAATCTATAGTGTTAAAAGCCCACGTGGAATGGTTGGCCTGCGGAGAGAGTTGTGTCCCTGGAAATGTTGATTTAGAGCTATCGTTACCATATCGTGATGGCGTTGCTGCTTTGTATCCTGAAAGATCTATAGAGTTTGCTCAAACTCTACAATCTCGACCACGTTTACTTAAGGATGATCAGACGATCACATTAGGACGCAGTCAGGAAGGAGAGCTTATTTTAAATATTACTGGCAGCCCAAACCGAGCTGAGAAAGCTTGGTTTATCTCAGAGAAGGCTGATAAAATCTTTGCCTATTCTGAAGAAGCTATAAATGAGACTTCTGGGACAGCTTGGAAGCTTAAAGTGAAAACCCTATCGGGAGTTCAGAAGAATCAGGAACTACAAGGTGTTTTATTACTTACAGATAGTGCAGGTCGACAGATTGAGTCTTTTGTTATTCAGGGTCAAATTAGTGATTCTGGACAAACCGCAGAATTCTGGGGTTATATGACAGTTATAGCGATGGCGTTCCTCGGGGGACTTCTTCTTAATATCATGCCTTGTGTTTTGCCTTTAGTGACTCTTAAGGTTTATGGATTGATTAAATCTGCAGGAGAACATCGCTCTTCAGTGATTATCAATGGTCTTTGTTTCACTCTAGGAGTAGTGGGTTGTTTTTGGGGACTGGCGGGAGTCGCTTTTCTTCTAAAAATGTTGGGTCATAACATTGGTTGGGGCTTTCAGCTTCAAGAACCTATGTTTGTAGCTACTTTGATTATTGTATTCTTCCTATTTGCTTTGAGTTCTTTAGGTTTATTTGAAATAGGAACGATGTTTGCTAACCTTGGGGGAAAACTTCAGTCTACAGAGTCGGGAGCTTCTAAGAATAAAGCTGTAGGAGCTGTATTTAATGGAGTATTAGCTACTTTAGTAACAACACCTTGCACGGGACCATTTTTAGGTTCCATACTAGGTTTGGTCATGTCTCTATCATTTATCAAGCAGTTGATGATATTCACATCTATTGGCTTGGGAATGGCTTCACCTTATCTTGTGTTTTCTGTATTTCCTAAGATGTTATCTGTTCTTCCTAAACCTGGAAGTTGGATGAGTACATTTAAGCAGCTTACTGGGTTCATGTTATTAGGAACAGTAACTTGGTTAGCATGGATTTTTGGTTCGGAAACAAGTACTACAGCGTTAATTATTTTGCTTGCTGGATTGTGGCTTGCGGGGTTGGGAGCATGGATTTTAGGAAAATGGGGGACTCCTGTTTCTCCTAAGAAACAGAGAGTATTCGCTTCGACATTATTTTTTGGATTTGTCATGGGAGCCTTGTCATTGAGCTTTATAGCTTCCAGAAATTTCACAGAAGAAACAGAAGCTGTAGTAGCTCAGGGAGAAGGTTCTTGGCAGCCATTTTCTGCAACAAAACTTGCGCAGCTCCGTAAAGAAGGGCAAGCTGTATTTGTCAACTTCACGGCTAAGTGGTGTTTAACCTGTCAGATGAATAAACCTGTATTATATGCAACTACTATACAGGAGATGTTTAAAGAACGCGGGGTAGTTACCCTAGAGGCAGATTGGACACGTAAGGATCCAGGTATTACTGAAGAGCTAGCGCGTTTAGGACGAGCAAGCGTTCCTTCCTATGTTTATTATCCTGCTGATCAGTCGGAACCTATAGTGCTTCCTGAAAAGATTACGCAATCAGTTCTTGAAGATATGGTCTTTTCGAAAAATTAA